A single window of Desulfovibrio psychrotolerans DNA harbors:
- a CDS encoding ATP-binding protein, with product MLRPLAKLNLKNKFFTYILAVILIISCVIALLARWILVSGLTQELELRGTAVAQSVAARGASFILEENIPELLGLIFDEKQLRERKLLVDYIYVENVDGLVLCHTFTRPFPPQLQGANPLGETAQKSVRLVRVGQQEAYDIAVPAREGLYRIGTVHVGLSKEHIDSLVGKLRVMFLGFISAIIIITFYVSHRLANYISLPVVRLTKISDDLSRGNFDSAGILDLPDDEWKMSDCPAFSDSDMPCWHFDDQMRSGRLQQEGASQRRCRTCVFYRKREGGDEVAQLTDSFRNMVWSIRLYRRRLSESENTYRSLFNSGPDPIFVVDCNTQRVLDANPRAEEVYGFSRAELVGMEFARLGPVHARECFRQFADGDVADCVRTPRVIHHRKSGVPMFVNVNACPISYRGRPAIIVAATDVTEMVEKDAQLIQASKMKSLGEMSAGVAHELNQPLNAIRMGSDFLAMTLEGGQSIPPGQFHQVVTEISAQVDRASGIINTLRSFGRKADLFDEDVNLNDTVQSVTSLIHRQFLLHQVDIKLELTDPLPMVTAQDNRLQQVLFNLVTNARDAITECRQGQEHPPRGRIVVRTFVERDKVCLSVTDNGTGIPKDVMDKVFEPFFTTKVTGEGMGLGLAISYGIVRDYNGDIGIRSKEGEGTTFTLRFPRTPGATGEAQGGKV from the coding sequence ATGCTCAGGCCGCTCGCCAAACTGAACCTGAAGAACAAGTTCTTTACGTACATTCTTGCCGTCATACTCATCATAAGCTGTGTCATAGCCCTTCTGGCCCGCTGGATTCTGGTCTCCGGCCTTACGCAGGAGCTGGAACTGCGCGGAACCGCCGTGGCGCAGAGCGTGGCGGCGCGGGGGGCTTCGTTCATCCTGGAGGAGAACATTCCCGAACTGCTGGGGCTTATCTTTGACGAGAAGCAGCTCCGGGAGCGCAAGCTGCTGGTGGACTATATCTACGTGGAGAACGTGGACGGGCTGGTGCTCTGCCATACGTTCACCCGCCCGTTTCCGCCGCAGTTGCAGGGAGCCAACCCGTTGGGCGAAACAGCCCAGAAGAGCGTGCGGCTGGTGCGGGTGGGGCAGCAGGAAGCCTATGACATTGCCGTGCCCGCCAGAGAGGGGCTTTACCGCATAGGCACTGTGCATGTGGGCCTTTCCAAGGAGCATATAGACAGCCTCGTGGGCAAGCTGCGGGTGATGTTTCTCGGGTTCATCTCCGCCATTATCATTATCACCTTCTACGTTTCGCACCGGCTGGCGAACTACATATCCCTTCCGGTCGTGCGGCTGACCAAGATTTCCGACGATCTTTCGCGGGGCAATTTTGACAGCGCGGGCATTCTGGACCTGCCGGACGATGAGTGGAAGATGTCCGACTGCCCCGCTTTTTCCGACTCCGACATGCCGTGCTGGCACTTTGACGACCAGATGCGTTCCGGGCGGCTGCAGCAGGAGGGAGCTTCGCAGCGCAGGTGCCGCACTTGCGTCTTCTACCGCAAGCGGGAGGGCGGGGACGAGGTGGCGCAGCTGACGGATTCGTTCCGCAACATGGTATGGTCCATCCGGCTGTACCGCCGCCGCCTCAGCGAATCGGAAAACACCTACCGCTCCCTGTTCAACAGCGGACCGGACCCCATATTCGTTGTGGACTGCAACACCCAGCGTGTGCTGGACGCCAACCCGCGCGCGGAAGAGGTTTACGGCTTTTCACGGGCAGAGCTTGTGGGCATGGAGTTTGCCCGGCTGGGACCTGTGCATGCCCGCGAGTGCTTCCGTCAGTTTGCGGACGGCGATGTGGCGGACTGCGTGCGCACACCCCGTGTTATCCACCACCGCAAGAGCGGTGTGCCCATGTTTGTGAACGTGAACGCCTGCCCTATCAGCTACCGGGGGCGTCCCGCCATCATCGTGGCAGCCACCGATGTGACCGAAATGGTGGAGAAGGACGCGCAGCTTATTCAGGCTTCCAAGATGAAGTCGCTGGGCGAAATGTCCGCAGGGGTGGCGCATGAACTGAACCAGCCGCTCAACGCCATACGCATGGGCAGCGATTTTTTGGCCATGACGCTGGAGGGGGGGCAGTCCATTCCCCCCGGGCAGTTTCATCAGGTGGTAACGGAGATAAGCGCGCAGGTTGACCGGGCTTCCGGCATTATCAACACCCTGCGGTCATTCGGGCGCAAGGCGGACCTTTTTGACGAGGACGTGAATCTGAACGATACCGTTCAATCCGTGACATCGCTGATACACAGACAGTTTTTGCTGCATCAGGTGGACATAAAACTGGAACTTACCGATCCGTTGCCGATGGTGACAGCGCAGGACAACAGATTGCAGCAGGTTCTCTTCAATCTGGTGACCAATGCCCGCGATGCCATTACGGAATGCAGGCAGGGGCAGGAACATCCGCCACGTGGGCGCATAGTGGTGCGTACCTTTGTGGAGCGGGACAAAGTATGCCTTTCCGTTACCGACAACGGAACGGGTATCCCCAAGGACGTGATGGACAAGGTGTTTGAGCCGTTTTTCACCACCAAGGTCACGGGCGAGGGCATGGGGCTGGGGCTTGCCATTTCGTACGGCATAGTGCGAGATTACAACGGTGATATAGGCATTCGGAGTAAGGAAGGCGAGGGCACCACCTTTACCCTGCGCTTTCCCCGTACCCCCGGCGCAACGGGGGAGGCACAGGGAGGAAAGGTGTAA
- a CDS encoding response regulator, whose protein sequence is MRILVIDDELPTLKMFVLILNAMGHEVLTAESGEQGLEVMRAEKPPLVLTDIKMPGMDGIEVLRKIKEENQATEVIVITGHGDMDLAIKALNLDATDFINKPVRREALQGALSRAEERMQLKHDKAVALNIFLREDAAVIAVRGSLSTASESALKDAFRHASRSRVNIILDFAENTSINGAAIAVLADCIRSARADGCRIAMAGLSDNFRQVLDVMGISRQVTAFRRLEDVVFP, encoded by the coding sequence ATGCGTATTCTGGTCATTGATGATGAACTGCCTACCCTGAAGATGTTTGTCCTCATTCTGAACGCCATGGGGCATGAGGTGCTTACGGCGGAGTCCGGCGAACAGGGGCTGGAGGTTATGCGCGCCGAAAAGCCGCCGCTGGTGCTCACAGATATCAAAATGCCGGGCATGGACGGCATAGAGGTGCTGCGCAAGATTAAGGAAGAGAATCAGGCAACGGAGGTTATTGTCATTACCGGGCATGGTGACATGGACCTTGCCATAAAGGCGCTTAATCTGGACGCGACCGACTTTATCAACAAGCCCGTCCGGCGCGAGGCTTTGCAGGGAGCGCTTTCCCGTGCTGAAGAACGCATGCAGCTCAAACATGACAAGGCGGTGGCGCTGAATATTTTTCTGCGCGAGGACGCGGCGGTCATTGCCGTGCGGGGCAGCCTTTCCACCGCCTCCGAATCTGCACTCAAGGATGCCTTCCGCCATGCCAGCCGTTCCCGCGTGAACATTATTCTGGATTTTGCGGAGAACACATCCATAAACGGCGCAGCCATTGCCGTGCTGGCGGACTGTATACGCAGCGCACGGGCAGACGGCTGCCGCATCGCCATGGCGGGGCTTTCTGACAACTTCCGGCAGGTGCTGGACGTGATGGGTATTTCGCGGCAGGTCACGGCCTTCCGCAGGCTGGAGGATGTGGTTTTTCCCTGA
- a CDS encoding ABC transporter substrate-binding protein yields the protein MSRSAVLVCILCLLLAACGRDDAFVSDEDGTSGVSESHIRLGSSLPLTGHASYLGMQTLRGALSYIHFVNDTGGVHGRRIELQALDDGYDPPRCLANTQSLIIEGDIFALFGYVGTPTTMRILPLVDEVRIPLLGMFTGANGLRTPFNRYVINVRASYYQETGAAVRHLVQDLGLRRIAVFYQYDAYGFDGLTGAELALRELGLAPVARGSYMRGTNDVTEGLKRIVEAQPEAVIMVGTYEPCAEFIRRADSEGLRAVFYNLSFVGGEELARRLPPNLQSPVLLSLVVPPPSAPEAPRIMGAALEYVKHLKEFFPEEHPNAVGLEGYINALVLVEGLRRAGPELTREGFIDAIESMHDFSLGGDVSVSFSPDDHQGMEAVYFTVLHNGNFELVDDFRSLAFFPDGYHAEKIHAGNGTVPGLGEAGLP from the coding sequence ATGTCGCGTTCGGCAGTTCTTGTGTGCATACTCTGCCTGCTGCTTGCAGCCTGCGGCAGGGACGATGCGTTCGTCTCTGACGAGGACGGAACAAGCGGCGTTTCCGAAAGCCATATCCGTCTCGGCTCCTCCCTTCCCCTGACCGGGCACGCCAGTTATCTCGGAATGCAGACCCTGCGCGGGGCATTGAGTTACATCCACTTTGTCAACGACACAGGCGGTGTGCACGGCAGACGCATTGAACTGCAGGCACTGGATGACGGCTACGACCCCCCACGCTGCCTTGCCAATACCCAGAGCCTTATCATTGAGGGTGATATCTTTGCCCTGTTCGGGTATGTGGGCACCCCCACCACCATGCGCATTCTGCCGCTGGTGGACGAAGTGCGCATTCCCCTGCTGGGCATGTTCACAGGTGCCAACGGGTTGCGCACGCCCTTCAACCGCTACGTCATAAACGTGCGGGCATCGTACTATCAGGAAACAGGAGCCGCCGTGCGGCATCTTGTGCAGGACCTTGGTCTGCGGCGCATCGCTGTGTTTTATCAGTACGATGCCTACGGGTTTGACGGGCTTACCGGGGCGGAACTGGCGTTGCGCGAACTGGGGCTGGCCCCGGTGGCGCGCGGTTCCTACATGCGCGGCACCAACGATGTGACCGAAGGGTTGAAGCGCATCGTGGAGGCACAGCCCGAGGCGGTGATTATGGTGGGCACCTATGAGCCGTGCGCGGAGTTCATCCGCAGGGCGGACTCGGAAGGGCTGCGCGCCGTGTTTTACAATCTTTCTTTTGTGGGCGGCGAGGAGCTTGCGCGGCGGCTGCCCCCGAACCTGCAAAGCCCGGTCTTGCTCTCGCTGGTTGTGCCGCCCCCTTCCGCGCCGGAAGCACCCCGCATAATGGGCGCGGCACTGGAGTATGTGAAGCATCTCAAGGAGTTTTTCCCGGAGGAACACCCCAACGCCGTGGGGCTGGAAGGGTACATAAACGCGCTGGTTCTGGTGGAGGGGCTGCGCAGGGCTGGGCCGGAACTGACCCGCGAAGGGTTTATAGACGCCATTGAATCCATGCACGACTTTTCGCTGGGGGGCGATGTGAGCGTCTCGTTCAGTCCCGATGATCATCAGGGCATGGAGGCGGTGTATTTTACCGTGCTGCACAACGGCAATTTTGAACTGGTGGACGACTTCCGCTCCCTTGCGTTTTTCCCCGACGGATACCATGCAGAGAAGATTCATGCCGGCAACGGCACCGTGCCCGGTCTGGGCGAAGCGGGGTTGCCGTAA
- a CDS encoding sensor domain-containing protein: protein MPFPYLPRLAPVAATAGLAANACLAGMARADDALLYAQGDAKGITLSLLLLLAIIGLLLTVQRLRTHRNISAKLRETLRQNEEAQRELHAAKESYKELYNLALVAIFRTSLDGDRFISVNQTGAELMGYSSPRELMAFGIPRLAYVQPEAREALTDALLRTGKVSAFPVSLRRRDGSTFEAIVSATLHQEAGFIECSAQDVTTIKRAEQRIAESRDYLQAVIDAMPIPVFVRNTEGIFTLVNDEFCTLAGLPREAIVGQQPLAILPAEIATHQEQSDRTLLHARGKASIRMETTWQSTVPPRTSLIYKETLFSKSGSIMGIVGAVIDITARKRMEEALRRAEERYRNIFMSAVEGIFTSTSEGVFLDANPAMARLYGYDTPEEMLAAVHNIAAEHWVQPELRAVMLAQLAESDSLQGHEVQIRRRDGQTIWVALSLRGVADISGRIAFLEGIAMDITEKKLSALELSLRASTDPLTGLDNRAQMEASFERMIAQAKRSGEKLGVLFIDLDGFKPINDTYGHDAGDTLLREVAKRLRGRVREADIAARMGGDEFVVVLWDIADMETLYRTGRTLLEELNAPYLWEETPLRIGASIGGCLYPDHGSSVSEVLRCADKAMYTIKQSGKNALRITQEGNATCPATPDQFCDEQ, encoded by the coding sequence ATGCCATTCCCATATCTGCCACGCCTTGCGCCCGTTGCCGCCACTGCCGGCCTTGCTGCCAATGCCTGTCTTGCCGGAATGGCGCGGGCGGACGATGCCCTGCTCTATGCACAGGGGGATGCGAAGGGCATAACCCTGTCCCTGCTGCTTCTTCTGGCAATCATCGGCCTGCTGCTGACCGTGCAGCGGCTGCGTACGCACAGAAACATCTCCGCCAAACTACGCGAAACCCTCAGGCAAAACGAAGAGGCACAACGCGAACTGCACGCCGCCAAGGAAAGTTACAAGGAACTGTACAACTTGGCGCTGGTGGCCATTTTCCGCACCTCGCTGGACGGCGACCGGTTCATCTCCGTGAACCAGACCGGGGCAGAACTTATGGGCTACTCCTCCCCGCGCGAGCTTATGGCCTTCGGCATTCCGCGCCTAGCCTACGTGCAGCCCGAAGCGCGGGAAGCCCTGACAGACGCTCTGCTCAGAACAGGCAAGGTCTCCGCCTTTCCCGTCAGCCTGCGGCGACGCGACGGTTCCACCTTCGAAGCCATCGTCTCCGCCACCCTGCATCAGGAGGCAGGGTTCATCGAATGCTCCGCGCAGGACGTAACCACCATCAAGCGGGCCGAACAGCGTATCGCGGAAAGCCGCGACTATCTTCAGGCCGTCATAGACGCCATGCCCATTCCGGTCTTCGTCAGAAATACGGAAGGCATCTTCACGCTGGTGAACGACGAATTCTGCACCCTTGCCGGTCTGCCCCGCGAGGCCATTGTGGGGCAGCAGCCCTTGGCCATTCTCCCTGCGGAGATTGCCACCCATCAGGAACAGAGCGACAGAACCCTGCTGCACGCCCGGGGCAAGGCCTCCATACGCATGGAAACCACATGGCAGAGCACTGTGCCGCCACGCACAAGCCTTATCTACAAGGAAACCCTGTTCAGCAAATCAGGCAGCATCATGGGCATTGTGGGTGCTGTCATAGACATCACCGCCCGCAAGCGTATGGAAGAAGCCCTGCGCAGGGCCGAGGAGCGCTACCGCAATATCTTCATGTCCGCCGTGGAAGGCATATTCACCTCCACGAGCGAGGGCGTTTTTCTGGACGCAAACCCCGCCATGGCGCGGCTCTACGGCTACGATACGCCGGAAGAGATGCTTGCAGCAGTGCACAACATAGCCGCCGAGCACTGGGTGCAACCGGAACTGCGCGCCGTCATGCTGGCCCAACTTGCCGAATCAGATTCCCTGCAGGGGCACGAGGTGCAGATTCGCCGCCGCGACGGGCAGACCATATGGGTTGCCCTCAGCCTGCGCGGTGTTGCGGATATATCGGGCCGCATCGCCTTTTTAGAGGGCATTGCCATGGACATCACGGAAAAGAAGCTCTCCGCGCTGGAACTTTCGCTGCGTGCGTCCACCGATCCCCTTACCGGACTCGATAACCGGGCGCAGATGGAAGCCTCCTTCGAGCGTATGATCGCGCAGGCAAAACGCTCCGGCGAAAAGCTGGGAGTGCTGTTCATCGATCTGGACGGCTTCAAGCCCATCAACGATACCTACGGACATGATGCGGGCGACACCCTGCTGCGCGAAGTGGCAAAGCGCCTGCGCGGGCGCGTGCGGGAGGCGGACATTGCCGCCCGCATGGGCGGGGATGAATTCGTGGTGGTGCTGTGGGATATAGCAGACATGGAAACGCTCTACCGCACCGGGCGCACCCTGCTGGAAGAACTGAACGCGCCCTATCTGTGGGAGGAAACGCCCCTGCGCATAGGGGCGAGCATCGGCGGCTGCCTGTACCCGGACCACGGCAGTTCCGTTTCCGAGGTACTGCGCTGCGCGGACAAAGCCATGTACACCATAAAGCAGTCCGGCAAAAACGCCCTGCGCATCACGCAGGAAGGCAACGCCACCTGCCCTGCCACCCCTGATCAATTCTGTGATGAACAGTGA